A single genomic interval of Drosophila virilis strain 15010-1051.87 chromosome 2, Dvir_AGI_RSII-ME, whole genome shotgun sequence harbors:
- the LOC6632331 gene encoding uncharacterized protein: MPCFKRERNLSVGPQRGKRNGKDVVIKPVRPRSMKYHGLLGMGFVSQHLVVDNNWSPDSLNEQFTLMNDLLTRRRIYSLHQKEANRRRLCSESKRLKAQCVDGRLKLQNISTGNNAHEIRNYLIKRTDMQRLYQRMPIDQILENINQRTFVMRKERDRLSNRLDQLKRKYNQLLIDRSDVENRIIYENEFVLEEEVMSRVLLKKIENSSVRLRAIRTINTTYKKMVQVLSQDEIFYEPILRSLDDDIEDQTNMIKHILYLGMPAINEFNELNREFKLLDERSRKNLREKLKILVSLQKPAAVVGPPKDKLKPVTAEDTQRYVRETRSMASLKNQSRSIEETIKNLKYVTLCSQAKEIFPRVKGQVQNNKSLRRKIENDLQAHHMLRSKMKCTTVLDEVLVNNLSEEEVNRLERIRELKIILNKDEDFEQSVMDHINNCADIYVMLRVSIWNLNAILQNVDHDPRNFTCRYPNSYLKLPLLKFELFDMRALPPGFYEEDIDKLMHVLKRKVFKLVKAYKVQMESETRICRNKYHQAFLATRQMYSNVNEDDEHMAVAGLDYEKENATIPSRKQIKAFSAKVVESARVNEDN; the protein is encoded by the exons ATGCCGTGCTTTAAGCGAGAGAGGAATCTATCAGTGGGCCCGCAGCGGGGTAAGCGGAATGGGAAAGACGTCGTGATTAAGCCAGTTCGTCCACGGTCCATGAAATACCATGGACTTCTGGGCATGGGGTTTGTGAGCCAACATCTCGTTGTTGACAATAACTGGTCGCCCGATTCGCTAAACGAGCAGTTCACGCTCATGAATGACTTGCTGA CCCGTCGCCGCATATACAGTCTGCATCAAAAGGAAGCTAACCGCAGGCGTCTCTGCAGCGAGAGTAAACGATTGAAAGCGCAGTGCGTCGATGGCCGCCTTAAGTTGCAGAATATCTCGACCGGGAATAATGCCCATGAGATACGCAACTATTTGATCAAACGGACAGACATGCAGCGTCTCTACCAGAGGATGCCCATAGATCAGATCTTGGAAAATATCAATCAGCGTACTTTTGTCATGCGTAAGGAGCGAGATCGTTTAAGTAATCGCTTGGATCAGCTAAAACGTAAATACAATCAACTTCTG ATAGATCGCTCCGATGTGGAGAATCGGATCATATACGAAAAcgagtttgttctagaggAGGAAGTCATGTCGCGTGTGTTGcttaaaaaaatagaaaactcTAGTGTGCGGCTCAGAGCCATTCGTACCATTAATactacatataaaaaaatggtGCAAGTTCTGTCGCAGgatgaaatattttatgagcCCATTCTGCGTTCGCTCGATGACGACATCGAGGATCAGACAAATATGATTAAACATATCCTCTATCTCGGCATGCCAGCCATTAACGAGTTTAATGAGCTCAATCGTGAGTTCAAGCTTTTGGATGAAAGGTCGCGGAAAAATCTGCGGGAAAAGCTGAAAATCTTAGTTTCATTGCAAaagcctgctgctgttgtgggtCCACCGAAGGATAAATTGAAACCGGTCACCGCCGAAGATACCCAACGCTATGTGCGAGAGACGCGCAGCATGGCATCGCTGAAGAACCAGTCAAGGTCCATCGAAGAAACCatcaaaaacttaaaatatgtAACACTTTGCTCTCAAGCCAAGGAGATTTTTCCACG CGTTAAAGGTCAAGTCCAGAACAATAAAAGCCTTCGCAGGAAGATCGAAAACGATCTGCAGGCTCATCACATGCTCAGGTCCAAAATGAAATGCACGACTGTGCTGGACGAGGTGCTAGTAAACAATCTATCCGAAGAGGAAGTCAA TCGACTAGAACGCATTCGagaattgaaaattattttaaataaggaTGAGGATTTCGAGCAATCTGTTATGGACCATATCAATAATTGCGCGGATATTTACGTAATGTTAcg CGTTAGCATTTGGAACCTTAATGCTATTTTGCAAAATGTTGATCATGATCCCAGGAATTTCACTTGTAGATATCCCAATTCGTATTTGAAGTTACCATTGCTTAAATTCGAATTGTTTGATATGCGCGCCTTGCCGCCAGGCTTTTACGAGGAAGACA TTGATAAACTCATGCATGTTCTCAAGCGTAAGGTTTTCAAGCTGGTAAAGGCCTACAAGGTGCAGATGGAATCGGAGACGCGGATCTGCCGCAATAAATATCATCAGGCTTTTCTGGCTACTCGCCAAATGTATTCAAATGTCAATGAAGACGATGAGCACATGGCTGTGGCTGGTCTCGACTATGAGAAAGAGAATGCCACGATTCCGTCTCGAAAGCAAATTAAGGCTTTCAGTGCAAAAGTTGTGGAATCGGCCAGAGTCAATGAAGACAACTAA
- the LOC6637140 gene encoding uncharacterized protein, which yields MPCFKQEKSLDFRPRRDTTNDTDPMAPKPVRPRALKYHGLFGMSIAAQHLIVDDNWSPSSINEQFTNMSELLNRFLIYKRHETRTNQSKLLVESKRLKTQCSDGRIKLKYISSANNAHKIRNLLIEHKNMQRLYQKMPIHQIADNINQRTFVLRKERDRLEDRLTGLKMKYKILLINRSKVENMIKYENEFMLEEERLSRVFQKKIENSNMRLKAIRTINITYKKMVQVLLQDEIFYEPILRSLDHDMEDQVNFIKHILYLGMPAIAKFRELNHEFLQLESKSRKNLQAKIQILNSLKKPVVTGPPVVKVREILADPKRYVRETESMHTLKVQLLAIEKTIKNLKLTTLCSQAKEIYPRIKSKFEENVKLCRKTEHDWQCKRMLLTKKQCARMLSDLLINNLSEEEINRLERIEELKKLLKAENEFEEENVSYIRNRADLYVMLRLFLWNLMEVLRHIDRSPKQVHRDYPNSYLRLPLLKFELYQMYAVPPELYPTNIDVLMHLLKRSVYKLMKGYSPKMNARLKESENSYHLAFLATFEPLENIHDEEQDKPTTGNDLITDKAMANIPNSKKIKALSAKIVEEAFKRELQ from the exons atgcCGTGTTTTAAGCAAGAGAAGAGCCTAGATTTCCGTCCCCGGCGGGATACCACGAATGATACGGATCCAATGGCCCCGAAGCCGGTTCGTCCGCGCGCCTTAAAATACCATGGACTCTTCGGCATGTCCATTGCGGCCCAGCATCTCATTGTTGACGATAACTGGTCTCCGAGCTCGATCAATGAGCAATTTACAAACATGAGCGAGCTGCTAA ATCGCTTCTTAATATACAAACGGCATGAGACGAGGACGAATCAGTCGAAACTCTTGGTGGAGAGTAAGCGTTTGAAAACGCAGTGCTCTGATGGGCGCATCAAGCTGAAGTATATCTCGTCTGCGAATAACGCCCATAAGATACGCAACCTTTTGATCGAGCACAAGAACATGCAGCGTCTCTACCAGAAGATGCCCATTCACCAGATTGCGGACAATATCAATCAGCGCACCTTTGTCCTGCGCAAGGAGCGAGATCGTCTGGAGGACCGTTTGACGGGgctaaaaatgaaatataaaatcctatta ATAAACCGATCGAAGGTGGAAAATATGATCAAGTACGAGAATGAGTTTATGCTGGAGGAGGAGCGCCTATCGCGTGTATTTCagaagaaaatagaaaactcTAATATGCGTTTAAAAGCCATTCGCACCATTAACATCACATACAAGAAAATGGTGCAGGTGCTATTGCAGgatgaaatattttatgagcCTATTTTGCGCTCTCTCGACCACGACATGGAGGATCAGGTGAATTTTATAAAGCACATACTCTACCTTGGCATGCCAGCGATAGCCAAGTTCAGGGAGCTCAACCACGAGTTCTTACAATTGGAGTCGAAGTCGCGAAAAAATCTTCAAgctaaaatacaaatattgaaCTCCCTGAAAAAGCCTGTTGTTACCGGCCCGCCGGTAGTCAAGGTCAGAGAGATATTAGCAGACCCCAAGCGCTATGTGCGTGAGACCGAGAGCATGCACACTCTCAAggtgcagctgctggccattGAAAAAACGATTAAAAACCTAAAATTAACGACCTTATGCTCGCAAGCGAAGGAGATTTATCCGCG CATTAAGAGTAAATTTGAGGAAAATGTAAAACTGTGTCGTAAGACCGAACATGATTGGCAATGTAAGCGAATGTTGCTCACCAAAAAGCAATGCGCCAGAATGCTCTCGGacttattaataaataatctaTCCGAGGAGGAAATTAA TCGCCTGGAGCGCATtgaagaattgaaaaaacttcTGAAAGCTGAAAACGAATTTGAGGAGGAAAATGTCTCGTATATTAGGAATCGCGCCGATCTGTATGTGATGTTGCG CCTATTTCTTTGGAATTTGATGGAAGTTCTCCGCCATATAGATCGAAGTCCGAAACAAGTTCATAGAGATTATCCAAATTCGTATTTGAGGCTACCACTTCTCAAATTCGAGCTGTACCAGATGTACGCAGTGCCCCCAGAGCTATATCCGACAAATA TTGATGTATTAATGCATTTACTTAAGCGTTCGGTATACAAGCTGATGAAGGGCTACAGTCCGAAGATGAATGCAAGATTAAAGGAGAGTGAAAATAGTTACCATCTTGCTTTTTTGGCTACTTTTGAGCCGCTCGAAAACATCCATGACGAAGAGCAAGATAAACCTACGACGGGAAATGATTTAATTACCGACAAGGCCATGGCCAACATTCCGAATAGCAAAAAGATTAAGGCACTGAGTGCTAAAATTGTGGAGGAAGCTTTCAAACGGGAATTACAATag
- the LOC6632333 gene encoding uncharacterized protein — protein MPCFMREKSLSHRPRRDKAPERDVLAPKPVHPRALRFHGLFGMSYVRQHVMVDDRWTPNSLTEEFGGMSQLLARRAVFKRHETKANRQRYFLESKRLKLQCRDGRSKLQKILTGDNTHKIRNFLTNHRDMQRLYQRMPIHLVVDNINQRTFVLRKERDRLECRLVQLKSRYRDMLMERAMLENRIKYQNEYVLDEEIKSRGFIKRIENSNVRLKAIKAINSTYMKMIQVLRHDAIFYEPILRSLDGDMEDQANFIKHILYLGMPAIAKFKELNYEYRQLEDKSRKSLQAKLHMLSSFKIAKPLGSLLVTRGKAKEEIPPSADPKRYLRETRSMLVLKLMLKSVEKTIKEVKFVTLCSQAREIYPRMKSQVDNNEKLHRIIECDMLAHEMLETKMKCANVLKGVLVNNLSEEEINRLERIKDLRKMLATETEYEQSTLTYLKNRGDAYVMLRVSIWNLIEILRHVDRQPKLLRSHYPNSYLKLPLLKFEMLNMRAAAPEIYEENIDIVMHVLKRKVYKLMKGYLMEMKPAILARNREEYHADFLASLELFEQIDEDEQQVVSPGDDLLTENKTMANVPNRKQIKAQSSKFLEELAKRDE, from the exons ATGCCCTGCTTCATGCGTGAGAAGAGTCTTTCACACCGCCCTCGGCGTGATAAAGCACCCGAACGAGATGTATTGGCGCCCAAGCCAGTGCATCCTCGTGCCTTGAGATTCCATGGACTCTTTGGTATGTCCTATGTGCGCCAGCATGTGATGGTTGATGATCGATGGACGCCCAACTCCTTGACGGAGGAATTCGGGGGCATGTCCCAATTGTTAG CCCGTCGTGCGGTCTTCAAGCGGCACGAGACAAAGGCCAATCGGCAGCGCTACTTTCTAGAAAGTAAACGGTTGAAATTACAGTGTCGCGATGGACGGTCTAAGCTTCAGAAAATACTTACCGGAGATAATACCCACAAGATTCGAAATTTCTTGACCAACCACAGGGACATGCAGCGTCTGTACCAAAGAATGCCCATACATCTGGTCGTGGACAATATCAATCAGCGTACATTTGTCCTGCGCAAGGAGCGGGATCGTCTGGAGTGTCGATTGGTTCAACTAAAAAGTCGATACCGAGATATGCTG ATGGAACGCGCCATGCTGGAAAATCGCATTAAGTATCAAAATGAATATGTGTTGGATGAGGAGATCAAATCGCGAGGTTTCATCAAAAGGATTGAGAATTCGAACGTGCGCCTGAAGGCCATCAAGGCCATCAACTCGACATATATGAAAATGATACAAGTGCTACGTCACGATGCTATCTTTTATGAGCCAATTCTGCGTTCTCTTGATGGTGACATGGAGGATCAGGCGAATTTCATAAAGCACATACTCTATTTGGGTATGCCGGCCATAGCCAAGTTTAAGGAGCTTAACTACGAGTACCGACAGTTGGAGGATAAGTCTCGGAAAAGTCTTCAGGCCAAGCTACATATGTTGTCGTCATTTAAAATCGCAAAGCCACTCGGTTCTTTGCTGGTAACGCGTGGCAAGGCAAAAGAGGAGATCCCACCCAGCGCAGATCCCAAGCGCTATTTGCGGGAAACGCGCAGCATGCTGGTGCTCAAGCTAATGCTAAAGTCTGTCGAGAAGACCATTAAGGAGGTAAAGTTTGTGACACTTTGCTCGCAGGCGCGGGAGATTTATCCACG CATGAAGAGCCAGGTGGACAACAATGAGAAGCTCCATCGCATCATTGAGTGCGATATGTTGGCTCATGAGATGCTCGAGACGAAAATGAAATGCGCCAATGTGTTAAAGGGTGTTCTGGTGAACAATCTATCCGAGGAGGAGATCAA TCGACTTGAGCGCATTAAGGATTTGCGCAAAATGCTTGCAACCGAAACGGAGTACGAGCAGTCCACTTTAACCTATCTGAAAAATCGCGGCGATGCCTATGTAATGCTGCG CGTAAGTATTTGGAATCTTATTGAAATACTGCGGCACGTAGATCGCCAGCCAAAATTATTACGCTCTCACTATCCGAACTCGTATTTGAAGTTGCCACTTCTCAAATTCGAAATGCTCAATATGCGCGCCGCAGCACCAGAGATTTACGAGGAAAACA TTGATATTGTGATGCACGTATTGAAGCGTAAGGTGTACAAACTGATGAAGGGCTACTTGATGGAAATGAAACCGGCAATTTTAGCTCGCAATAGGGAAGAGTATCATGCCGATTTCCTTGCCAGCCTCGAATTGTTCGAGCAAATCGATGAGGATGAGCAGCAGGTTGTGTCGCCCGGAGATGATCTACTTACGGAGAACAAGACAATGGCAAATGTGCCGAATCGCAAACAGATAAAGGCGCAGAGTAGCAAATTCTTAGAGGAGCTGGCAAAACGGGATGAATAA
- the LOC6632332 gene encoding uncharacterized protein, with protein sequence MPCYKQEKSLDFRPRRDTTNDTDPMAPKPVRPRALKYHGLFGMSIAAQHLIVDDNWSPSSINEQFTNMSELLNRFLIYKRHETKTNHSRLLVESKRLKTQCTDGRIKLKNISSGNNAHKIRNLLIEHKGMQRLYQKMPIHLIADNINQRTFVLRKERDRLEDRLTGLKMKYKILLINRSKVENMIKYENEFMLEEERLSRVFQKRIENSNMRLKAFRTINITYKKMVQVLLQDEIFYEPILRSLDHDMEDQVNFIKHILYLGMPAIAKFKQLNYEFLQLESKSRKNLQAKIQILNSLKKPVVTGPPVVKVREILADPKRYVRETESMHTLKVQLLAIEKTIKNLKLTTLCSQAKEIYPRIKSKFEENVKLCRKTDHDWQCKQMLHTKKQCASMLSDLLINNLSEEEINRLERIEELKKLLKSENEFEEENVSYIRNRADLYVMLRLFLWNLMEVLRHIDRSPKQVHRDYPNSYLRLPLLKFELYHTYAVPPELYPTNIDVIMHLLKRSVYKLMKGYSPKMSARLKESKNSYHLAFLATFEPRETTKDEEQDRPTMGDDLINDKAMANIPNSKKIKALSAKIVEEAFKRELQ encoded by the exons atgcCGTGTTATAAGCAAGAGAAGAGCCTAGATTTCCGTCCCCGGCGGGATACCACGAATGATACGGATCCAATGGCCCCGAAGCCGGTTCGTCCGCGCGCCTTAAAATACCATGGACTCTTCGGCATGTCTATTGCGGCCCAGCATCTCATTGTTGACGATAACTGGTCTCCGAGCTCGATCAATGAGCAATTTACAAACATGAGCGAGCTGCTAA ATCGATTCTTAATATACAAACGGCATGAGACGAAGACGAATCATTCGCGCCTCTTGGTGGAGAGTAAGCGTTTGAAAACGCAGTGCACTGATGGGCGCATCAAGCTGAAAAATATCTCGTCTGGGAATAACGCCCATAAGATACGCAACCTTTTGATCGAGCACAAGGGCATGCAGCGTCTCTACCAGAAGATGCCCATTCACCTGATAGCGGACAATATCAATCAGCGCACCTTTGTCCTGCGCAAGGAGCGGGATCGTCTGGAGGACCGTTTGACGGGgctaaaaatgaaatataaaatcctatta ATAAACCGATCGAAGGTGGAAAATATGATCAAGTACGAGAATGAGTTTATGCTGGAGGAGGAGCGCCTATCACGTGTATTTCAGAAGAGAATAGAAAACTCCAACATGCGTTTGAAAGCCTTTCGCACCATTAACATCACATACAAGAAAATGGTGCAGGTGCTATTGCAGgatgaaatattttatgagcCTATTTTGCGCTCTCTCGACCACGACATGGAGGATCAGGTGAATTTTATAAAGCACATACTCTACCTTGGCATGCCAGCGATCGCCAAGTTTAAGCAACTAAATTACGAGTTCTTGCAATTGGAGTCGAAGTCGCGAAAAAATCTTCAAgctaaaatacaaatattgaaCTCCCTGAAAAAGCCTGTTGTTACCGGCCCGCCGGTAGTCAAGGTCAGAGAGATATTAGCAGACCCCAAGCGGTATGTGCGTGAGACCGAGAGCATGCACACTCTCAAggtgcagctgctggccattGAAAAAACGATTAAAAACCTAAAATTAACGACCTTATGCTCGCAAGCGAAGGAGATTTATCCGCG CATTAAGAGTAAATTTGAGGAAAATGTAAAACTGTGTCGTAAGACCGATCATGATTGGCAATGTAAGCAAATGCTGCACACCAAAAAGCAATGCGCCAGTATGCTCTCGGacttattaataaataatctaTCCGAGGAGGAAATTAA TCGCCTGGAGCGCATTGAAGAATTAAAAAAACTTCTGAAATCTGAAAACGAATTTGAGGAGGAAAATGTCTCGTATATTAGGAATCGCGCCGATCTGTATGTGATGTTGCG CCTATTTCTTTGGAATTTGATGGAAGTCCTCCGCCATATAGATCGAAGTCCGAAACAAGTTCATAGAGATTATCCAAATTCGTATTTGAGGCTGCCACTTCTCAAATTCGAGCTGTACCACACATACGCTGTGCCCCCAGAGCTGTATCCGACTAATA TTGACGTAATTATGCATTTACTTAAGCGTTCGGTATACAAGCTGATGAAGGGCTACAGTCCGAAGATGAGTGCAAGATTAAAGGAAAGTAAAAATAGTTATCATCTCGCTTTTCTGGCTACTTTTGAGCCGCGCGAAACCACCAAAGATGAAGAGCAAGATAGACCTACGATGGGGGATGATTTAATTAACGACAAGGCCATGGCCAACATTCCGAATAGCAAAAAGATTAAGGCACTGAGTGCCAAAATTGTGGAGGAAGCTTTCAAACGGGAATTACAATAG